A window of Candidatus Methylomirabilota bacterium contains these coding sequences:
- a CDS encoding GYD domain-containing protein yields MPTYISLIHYTEQGLRNVKDSPKRLEAGKKLLKDLGGELKQFYLTMGPYDIVIVLEAPSDDVVAKFALALGAQGNIRTTHLRAFSEAEYRKIVAGLP; encoded by the coding sequence ATGCCGACCTACATCAGCCTGATCCACTACACGGAACAGGGACTTCGGAACGTCAAGGACTCGCCGAAGCGGCTCGAGGCCGGGAAGAAGCTCCTGAAGGACCTCGGAGGTGAGCTGAAACAGTTTTACCTCACGATGGGTCCCTACGACATCGTGATCGTTCTCGAAGCGCCCAGTGACGATGTGGTGGCCAAGTTCGCCCTCGCCCTCGGCGCGCAGGGCAACATCCGCACGACCCATCTGAGGGCCTTTTCCGAGGCCGAGTACCGGAAGATCGTCGCCGGCCTTCCCTGA
- a CDS encoding MoaD/ThiS family protein, which produces MQRTELGVREPIAVKLVMLGKSTQELVRDPGTTLGDILAEQGINGQVEVRVNGESVSHSRRLADRDVILLVPKIRGGNR; this is translated from the coding sequence ATGCAGCGCACGGAACTGGGCGTCCGGGAGCCGATCGCCGTCAAGCTGGTGATGCTGGGCAAGAGCACTCAGGAGCTGGTCCGCGACCCCGGAACGACCCTCGGCGACATTCTGGCCGAGCAGGGCATCAATGGCCAGGTCGAGGTGCGGGTCAACGGGGAGAGCGTGAGCCACTCCCGGCGCCTCGCCGACCGGGACGTGATCCTTCTGGTCCCGAAGATCCGGGGTGGCAACCGCTGA